A single region of the Prevotella sp. HUN102 genome encodes:
- the mobC gene encoding conjugal transfer protein MobC, with protein MSQQEDDLRALAKIMDFLRAVSIILVVAHLYWYCYEAIKLWGLNIGVVDRILMNFHRTAGLFGNMLYTKLFALVLMGLSCLGTKGVKEEHITWSKIGAFMGIGFVFFFLNWWILALPLPIEANAALYAFTMTVGYVCLLMAGLYMSRLLKNNLMEDVFNQENESFMQETRLLENEYSVNLPTRFYYRKKWNRGWINVVNPFRAVSVLGTPGSGKSYAIINNFIKQQIEKGFAIYCYDFKYPDLSTIVYNHLLHHSEGYKVKPKFYVINFDDPRRSHRCNPIHPDFMSDISDAYESAYTIMLNLNKTWVQKQGDFFVESPIVLFAAIIWYLRIFEGGKYCTFPHAIEFLCRKYEDIFPILTSYPELENYLSPFMDAWLGGAADQLQGQIASAKIPLSRMISPQLYWIMTGDDFTLDINNPKEPKILCVGNNPDRQNIYGAALGLYNSRIVKLINKKGMLKSSVLIDELPTIYFKGLDNLIATARSNKVAVCLGFQDFSQLKRDYGDKEAAVVMNTVGNIFSGQVVGETAKTLSERFGKVLQKRQSMSITRSDKTTSISTQMDSLIPQSKISTLTQGMFVGAVADNFSERIEQKIFHCEIVVDNAKVAKETAAYRPIPVLTDFTNENGEDMMEQEIKANYDHVKTEVRDIVERELQRIADDPELSKLLSSKKS; from the coding sequence ATGTCACAACAAGAAGACGATTTGAGGGCATTGGCGAAAATTATGGATTTTCTACGTGCCGTAAGTATTATATTGGTGGTTGCCCATCTCTATTGGTATTGTTACGAAGCCATCAAATTATGGGGTCTGAACATCGGTGTGGTGGACAGGATACTGATGAATTTCCACCGCACGGCGGGGTTATTCGGCAATATGCTTTACACCAAGCTCTTTGCGCTGGTACTGATGGGGCTTTCCTGTCTGGGTACGAAAGGTGTGAAAGAGGAGCATATCACGTGGTCGAAAATAGGGGCATTCATGGGCATCGGCTTTGTCTTTTTCTTCCTCAATTGGTGGATACTCGCCTTGCCGTTGCCCATTGAAGCCAATGCGGCTCTCTACGCCTTTACGATGACCGTCGGGTATGTGTGTCTGCTGATGGCGGGACTCTACATGAGCCGACTACTCAAAAACAACCTGATGGAAGATGTCTTCAATCAGGAGAACGAATCCTTTATGCAGGAGACAAGACTTTTGGAAAACGAGTACTCGGTCAATCTGCCGACCCGGTTCTATTACCGCAAGAAATGGAACAGGGGCTGGATAAACGTGGTCAATCCTTTCCGAGCTGTCTCTGTCTTAGGAACGCCGGGCAGCGGTAAGTCCTATGCCATCATCAATAATTTCATCAAGCAGCAAATCGAAAAAGGATTTGCCATCTACTGCTACGACTTCAAATATCCCGACCTCTCCACGATTGTGTACAATCATTTGCTGCATCACTCGGAAGGATATAAAGTCAAGCCGAAGTTTTACGTGATCAACTTCGACGACCCTCGGCGGTCGCATCGTTGCAATCCGATACACCCCGATTTCATGAGCGACATATCGGATGCCTACGAATCGGCTTATACGATTATGCTCAACCTGAACAAGACGTGGGTACAGAAGCAGGGAGATTTCTTCGTGGAGTCGCCCATCGTCCTCTTTGCCGCCATCATCTGGTATCTCCGCATCTTCGAGGGAGGAAAATACTGTACCTTTCCGCACGCCATTGAGTTTCTCTGTCGGAAGTACGAGGACATTTTCCCGATACTTACCTCTTACCCTGAATTGGAGAATTACCTTTCTCCCTTTATGGACGCTTGGCTCGGAGGGGCGGCTGACCAGTTGCAAGGACAGATAGCTTCCGCCAAGATTCCCTTGTCAAGGATGATCAGTCCGCAACTCTATTGGATTATGACGGGAGATGATTTTACGCTCGACATCAATAACCCCAAGGAGCCTAAAATCCTTTGTGTGGGGAACAATCCCGACAGGCAGAATATCTATGGGGCAGCATTGGGATTGTACAATTCGCGTATCGTCAAGCTGATAAACAAGAAAGGGATGCTGAAAAGTTCCGTGCTGATAGATGAGCTGCCTACCATATACTTCAAAGGGCTTGACAATCTGATAGCCACCGCACGTAGCAATAAAGTGGCGGTATGCTTGGGCTTTCAGGACTTCTCCCAGCTGAAGCGTGACTATGGAGACAAGGAAGCAGCCGTAGTGATGAATACCGTCGGAAACATTTTCTCAGGTCAGGTGGTCGGCGAGACGGCAAAAACCTTATCGGAACGTTTCGGGAAAGTGCTTCAAAAGAGGCAAAGTATGAGTATTACCCGAAGCGACAAGACGACCTCCATCTCCACGCAGATGGACAGCCTGATTCCGCAGAGCAAGATTTCCACGCTCACGCAGGGAATGTTTGTGGGAGCGGTTGCCGACAACTTCTCCGAACGTATCGAGCAGAAGATATTCCACTGTGAGATTGTGGTGGACAATGCGAAAGTGGCAAAGGAAACAGCCGCTTACCGACCGATACCCGTTCTGACGGACTTCACGAATGAAAACGGAGAGGATATGATGGAACAGGAAATCAAGGCGAATTATGACCATGTAAAGACGGAGGTGCGGGACATCGTGGAACGGGAGTTGCAACGGATTGCTGATGACCCGGAACTTTCCAAGCTACTCAGTAGCAAAAAATCATAA
- the mobB gene encoding conjugal transfer protein MobB — protein MVAKINYGSSLYGALAYNGEKVNEGVAKILETNKVFSPADGIHNISACMQDFMAYMPSHVLTKKSVIHISLNPHPDDTLTDEQFSAIAREYIEKMGYANQPFIVYKHEDIDRHHLHIVTLAVDERGKKINDRNNFYTSTRILKELEQKYGLIPAQMQKVKEVFRLKKVCYGDGENLKKQLASVIKPAAKFYHCPSFKEYRALLSTYNICVEEVKGEMYGKPYNGLVYFATDDKGKKVGNPFKASLFGKAVGYEALQNRFKASKEKLKEKHLAPKTKAVVAGALKRSATKEDFRENLHRKGVDVLFRENEQGRLYGITFIDHNNGCVVNGSRLGKELSANTVAEWFDRPHPELSAPIQQSEKGCIPQTLTSDGDSVLGGLLDLPLETHGTDWEEELFRRRMQRKKRKQRKL, from the coding sequence ATGGTCGCAAAGATAAACTATGGCAGTTCCCTTTACGGTGCTTTGGCGTACAATGGAGAGAAGGTGAACGAGGGCGTTGCCAAGATTCTGGAGACCAACAAAGTGTTCTCTCCGGCTGATGGAATACACAATATATCTGCCTGTATGCAGGACTTTATGGCATATATGCCGAGTCATGTCCTCACAAAAAAATCGGTTATACACATCTCCTTGAATCCGCATCCCGATGACACCCTTACCGATGAGCAGTTCTCTGCCATCGCACGAGAGTATATCGAAAAGATGGGCTACGCTAATCAACCCTTTATCGTTTATAAGCACGAGGACATAGACAGGCATCACCTGCATATTGTCACCTTAGCCGTCGATGAACGGGGAAAGAAGATTAACGATCGCAATAATTTCTATACCAGCACCCGTATTCTCAAAGAACTGGAACAGAAGTACGGTTTGATTCCTGCCCAAATGCAGAAAGTAAAAGAAGTGTTTCGCCTGAAAAAAGTCTGCTACGGCGACGGAGAGAATCTTAAAAAGCAACTGGCTTCAGTCATCAAACCCGCAGCGAAATTCTACCACTGTCCGAGTTTTAAGGAATACCGTGCTTTGCTCTCCACCTATAATATATGTGTGGAAGAGGTCAAGGGGGAAATGTATGGAAAGCCCTATAACGGATTGGTCTATTTTGCTACCGATGATAAAGGTAAGAAGGTGGGTAATCCTTTCAAGGCTTCCCTTTTCGGGAAGGCTGTCGGATATGAAGCCCTGCAAAATAGGTTCAAGGCTTCAAAGGAGAAACTGAAAGAAAAGCATCTTGCCCCCAAGACCAAAGCGGTCGTAGCCGGAGCATTGAAACGTTCTGCTACGAAAGAGGATTTCAGGGAAAATCTCCATCGCAAGGGTGTTGACGTACTCTTCCGTGAAAACGAACAGGGACGGCTCTATGGCATCACCTTCATAGACCACAACAACGGCTGTGTCGTCAATGGATCGCGATTGGGCAAGGAACTTTCGGCAAACACTGTTGCCGAGTGGTTCGACCGCCCGCATCCCGAACTGTCTGCTCCAATACAGCAGAGTGAGAAAGGCTGTATTCCCCAAACTCTGACTTCGGACGGAGATTCCGTCTTGGGCGGTTTGCTCGATTTGCCCTTGGAAACCCATGGTACAGATTGGGAGGAAGAGCTGTTCCGCAGACGGATGCAGCGTAAGAAAAGAAAACAACGTAAACTCTAA
- the mobA gene encoding conjugal transfer protein MobA, translating to MTKRHVGRPLKKEKANHCCMVRFTDTEFARFLTLYEQSGVPNRAVFIKARVFDETFRVIKVDRSLLDYYQKLTNLYGQFRSVGVNYNQAVVALKSNFTEKKAYAMLAQLEKLTLELAAIGGEIVQLTREFQEKWSQR from the coding sequence ATGACAAAGAGACATGTGGGGAGACCCTTGAAAAAAGAGAAAGCCAACCATTGTTGTATGGTTCGGTTTACGGACACGGAGTTTGCGCGTTTCCTGACGCTTTATGAGCAGTCAGGCGTACCGAACAGAGCGGTTTTCATCAAGGCAAGGGTCTTTGATGAGACTTTCCGAGTGATAAAAGTAGATCGCTCGCTGCTTGATTACTATCAAAAACTGACAAATTTGTACGGGCAATTTCGCAGCGTGGGAGTGAATTATAACCAAGCTGTGGTCGCCTTAAAGAGCAATTTCACCGAGAAAAAAGCCTACGCTATGCTTGCCCAACTGGAGAAACTGACTCTTGAATTGGCAGCTATCGGAGGTGAAATCGTACAACTTACCCGTGAATTTCAGGAGAAATGGTCGCAAAGATAA